From the Lathyrus oleraceus cultivar Zhongwan6 chromosome 4, CAAS_Psat_ZW6_1.0, whole genome shotgun sequence genome, one window contains:
- the LOC127138562 gene encoding uncharacterized protein LOC127138562, producing MEEEHVHIMKDANYADVESESESVEEEALSLCDLPINEDSKSLDDKSFKRNSNIRRPLSLPESSDFFSGFSSSGSSDMCPADDIIFCGKLVPFKELVNQRRKESLNLNVEELNKPKTHRRRSGSVSSVLRSSSVSNFGGGSNSNRFMMRNSRSLNYCKLREHSSIFQVLKAPEVVRDSSVRSVASSEGVAKKAMKPRWYSLVFGKMKVPPEMELNDIKNRQVRRNPSKSMFLSSDSGENLDVNRSSGKVSWKILKALSCKDHNSVSVTTSFSLPQASS from the coding sequence ATGGAAGAAGAACATGTTCATATAATGAAAGACGCAAATTATGCTGACGTGGAATCAGAATCCGAATCCGTAGAAGAAGAAGCACTTTCTCTATGTGATCTTCCAATAAACGAAGATTCAAAAAGCTTGGACGACAAGTCGTTTAAGAGAAATAGTAATATCCGAAGGCCATTGTCGTTACCGGAATCGAGCGATTTCTTCAGCGGTTTCAGCAGTAGCGGTAGCTCCGATATGTGTCCGGCAGACGACATCATTTTCTGCGGTAAGCTCGTGCCGTTTAAAGAGTTAGTTAACCAACGACGGAAAGAAAGTCTCAATCTCAACGTTGAAGAATTGAATAAACCGAAAACGCATCGCCGGAGATCGGGATCTGTTTCTTCCGTTCTTCGATCTAGCAGTGTCAGCAATTTCGGCGGTGGTTCTAATTCTAACCGCTTCATGATGAGGAACAGTAGGTCGCTAAATTATTGTAAGTTGAGAGAACATTCTTCGATTTTTCAGGTATTGAAAGCGCCGGAAGTTGTTCGGGATTCTTCTGTTAGAAGCGTTGCATCGTCGGAGGGAGTAGCGAAGAAAGCAATGAAGCCGCGATGGTATTCTCTCGTGTTTGGGAAGATGAAGGTTCCGCCGGAGATGGAACTCAATGATATTAAGAATCGGCAAGTTCGCCGGAATCCTTCTAAAAGCATGTTTCTATCATCGGATTCCGGTGAGAATTTGGACGTGAATCGTAGCTCCGGTAAAGTGTCATGGAAAATACTGAAAGCGTTGAGTTGTAAGGATCACAACAGCGTTTCCGTAACGACGTCTTTCTCTTTGCCTCAAGCGTCGTCGTAA